TACAAAAGTCTGCCAAGAAATTCAACGAGAGATGGATGCTCGTTCCTACCAAACGCAGCTTGAGTTACATGTAAAAGAAAAAACAAAAGAGATTCAAATAGCCAATGCCAAGTTGCGCGAACTCAATCAAGAGATTCACCACACTTTGGAGAGTACTATTTTATCGCTATCGGGAGTGGCAGAATCTCGCTCTCATGAGACAGGCTTACATGTAAAGCGGGTAGCTACGTATGCAGAATTTTTTGCCAAAGAACTTGGCCTGTCAAAGTCTGAGACAGACACCCTGCGCATTGTTTCACCTATGCATGACATTGGAAAAATTGCCATTGAAGATCACATCTTAAAAAAGCCAGGCAAACTCACAGAATCTGAGTATGTGCGCATGCAAGAGCACGCGCGCTTGGGGTATGAGATGTTGCACGATTCCAATTTGCCTTTATTTCAATATGCTGCTATTGTGGCGCATGAGCACCATGAAAAATTTAACGGCAAGGGTTATCCGCGAGGATTAAAAGGGGAAAAGATTCATATCTTTGGGCGCATTACAGCTTTTGCTGATGTGTTTGATGCACTCATTAGTGAACGTGTTTACAAAAAGCCTTGGCCTATTGAGCGCATTAAAATACTTATGGAAGAAGAAGCAGGAGAGCACTTTGACCCTGATATTGTGCGTATTTTTTTGCATCATATGGATTTCTTTATGCACACCAATGCAAGCTTAAAAGACACCACTTCTACCCCTTACATGTAGCCATATAGGCTATCATGTCACAGTAATTATGCACAAAAGGACACGATGTAATGTATGAAATTATGCAAAAAAAGTTGCTAGCCCCTGGGATTGTTTCCATGGATATTTATGCACCTCTTTTGGCTGCGTCTGCAAAGCCTGGGCAGTTTTTGATTGTTAAAATGGATGAATTTGGCGAGCGCATTCCCTTGACTGTATGCGACGAAGACAAGGAGAAAGGCACTATTACCATCGTGTTTATGGCTATTGGCAAGAGTACGCAAGTTATGGCACAGATGGAAGTGGGAGATGCCTTTAGTGATGTGGTGGGTCCCCTTGGGCGCATGAGTGAATTTATCCAGATGGATAAAGCACAGCTTGCTAAAGAGCGTGTAGTCTTTGTAGCAGGGGGTGTTGGAACCGCGCCTGTGTACCCGCAGGTCAAGTGGTTTGTAGACCAAGGGCTAGAGGTAGATGTTATCATTGGCGCGCGCTCCCGTGAATTAGTGATTTTAGAAGAGGCATTTCGTGCGCTCACGCCCAACGTGCACGTGTGTACGGATGATGGCACTTACGGGTTTAATGGCAACGTGACCCAGCTTTTAGAGCATCTGATGGCCAATGAGCACAAGCCCTTTACTCACATGGTTGCTATTGGTCCGATGATTATGATGAAATTTGCCACCTTGATGGCTAAAAAACTGGGCCTTGATGCAACCGTGAGCATGAACCCTTTGATGGTGGATGGCACGGGCATGTGCGGGGCCTGTCGGGTCATGATAGACGGCAAAGTCAAATTTGCTTGTGTGGATGGGCCAGAATTTGACGGGCACAAGGTAGATTTTGATGAAGCACAACGCCGTTTATGCCTTAAAGCCCAAGAGAAGCTTCCTAGCTGTGAAGAGGAAAATCCCAACTGCCCCACTCACCAAGAATCACAAAAAGAACCTAAACGAAAAGTGCATCCCAAGATGGCTGATGCCGCATGGCGCGTGGGCAATTTTGCAGAAGTCAACCTTGGCTACACCATGGAAGAAGCCATCATCGAGGCCAACCGTTGCTTGGACTGTAAAACCCCCTCTTGCGTTTTGTCTTGCCCAGTGGGCGTGGATATTCCTGGTTTCATTCGAAAGCTAAAAACAGGAGACATGCAAGGTGCGGCCCAGTTGTTGGCCCAGCACACCAAACTCCCTTCGGTGTGTGGAAGGGTTTGTCCTCAGGAAAAACAGTGTGAGATGGTGTGCGTGACGGGCATCAAAAAAGACCCTGTTTCGATTGGGCTTTTGGAGCGCTTTGTGGGGGATTGGGCACTGGAAAATCTCGTTGTAGCCCCAGTGGAAAAAAACGGCAAAAAAGTCGCCGTAGTGGGAAGTGGCCCTGCCGGACTAGCAGCAGCAGCGGAGCTTGCTTCGTTGGGGTATGGGGTTGAGGTGTTTGAATCTTTGCATAAACTTGGCGGGGTTTTGGCTTATGGCATCCCCTCTTTTCGCCTCCCTAAAGAGATTGTTGCGGGCGAAATTGGGCGGATAGAATCCCTTGGTGTGCTTTTTCACACCAATGTTGTTGTCGGAAAAACCCTTGATGTGGACACGTTGCTAGCAGGCGATTTTGATGCTGTTTTTATTGGGAGCGGGGCAGGTTTCCCACGTTTTATGGGTATCAAGGGCGAAAATGCGCTAGGCGTGCTCTCTGCTAATGAGTTTCTTACTCGCGTTAACCTTATGCGTGGTCACGAAGAGGGGTATCAAACACCCACCACCATCGGCCAAAAAGTCGTGGTGGTGGGAGCGGGTAATGTCTCCATGGATGCCGCGCGTGTGGCCAAGCGCTTGGGCGCTGTGACGTGCGTCGTGTACCGTCGCAGCGAAGCGGAAATCCCCGCGCGCGCCGAAGAGGTGGAGCACGCCAAGGAGGAGGGTGTGGCGTTTCATTTGCTCACCAATCCTGTGGAAATTCTCAGTGATGAGAGCGGTCACGTGTGTGGGGTAAAGTGTGTTCAAATGACCCTCGGGGAGCCTGATGCAGACGGACGGCGCAGTCCTAGGGCGCTAGAGGGATCTGAATTTGTTTTGGAGGCCGATACGGTCATCATGTCCATTGGTACGATGCCAAACGACCTTGTAACTGCAAGCACCAAGGGCCTTGAAGTGGGTCGGCAAGGAACTATTTTAGTGCGCGAAAACAGTACTCAAACTTCTCGCAAAGGGGTATTTGCAGGGGGTGACATTGTCACAGGCGCGGCTACGGTCATTGAGGCAATGGGTGCTGGCAAACAAGCCGCAATGGAGATTGATAAGTACATTAGAGGTCTTTAGGCCTCTTGTGCCATCTCTACAAACAAAAAATGCGCAGGGGTTGTGGCCTTTACATGTAAAGCCTCTTCATTAGTAATTTCAGCCCCATCTCCTGCCTCAATGGGTGTGCCATTTAACAAAGCGCTCCCTTCAATTTGCACAAAATAGAGCTGGCGGTTTGGGGTAATGGGAACACTAAGAGCACTGTTCGCGTCTAATTCGCTCACCCAAATTGAGGCGTCTTGGTGTAGTTTTACCCCGCCTTCTTTTGACACTAACGGCAAAAGGGTATTGTGGCGCATTTCTTTAGAAAAACGGCGCGACCCATACAAGGTTG
The window above is part of the Sulfurospirillum tamanense genome. Proteins encoded here:
- a CDS encoding HD domain-containing phosphohydrolase is translated as MPLHILQNIAKNLKVLYVEDDPEIATVLSSVLNVFFKEVLHVNNGEEGLAAYDAYAPHLIISDISMPKMNGIVMCETIKARNPQQRFIFSTAHSESHFLLQAIALNADGYILKPIEHNQFIALLTKVCQEIQREMDARSYQTQLELHVKEKTKEIQIANAKLRELNQEIHHTLESTILSLSGVAESRSHETGLHVKRVATYAEFFAKELGLSKSETDTLRIVSPMHDIGKIAIEDHILKKPGKLTESEYVRMQEHARLGYEMLHDSNLPLFQYAAIVAHEHHEKFNGKGYPRGLKGEKIHIFGRITAFADVFDALISERVYKKPWPIERIKILMEEEAGEHFDPDIVRIFLHHMDFFMHTNASLKDTTSTPYM
- the gltA gene encoding NADPH-dependent glutamate synthase — its product is MYEIMQKKLLAPGIVSMDIYAPLLAASAKPGQFLIVKMDEFGERIPLTVCDEDKEKGTITIVFMAIGKSTQVMAQMEVGDAFSDVVGPLGRMSEFIQMDKAQLAKERVVFVAGGVGTAPVYPQVKWFVDQGLEVDVIIGARSRELVILEEAFRALTPNVHVCTDDGTYGFNGNVTQLLEHLMANEHKPFTHMVAIGPMIMMKFATLMAKKLGLDATVSMNPLMVDGTGMCGACRVMIDGKVKFACVDGPEFDGHKVDFDEAQRRLCLKAQEKLPSCEEENPNCPTHQESQKEPKRKVHPKMADAAWRVGNFAEVNLGYTMEEAIIEANRCLDCKTPSCVLSCPVGVDIPGFIRKLKTGDMQGAAQLLAQHTKLPSVCGRVCPQEKQCEMVCVTGIKKDPVSIGLLERFVGDWALENLVVAPVEKNGKKVAVVGSGPAGLAAAAELASLGYGVEVFESLHKLGGVLAYGIPSFRLPKEIVAGEIGRIESLGVLFHTNVVVGKTLDVDTLLAGDFDAVFIGSGAGFPRFMGIKGENALGVLSANEFLTRVNLMRGHEEGYQTPTTIGQKVVVVGAGNVSMDAARVAKRLGAVTCVVYRRSEAEIPARAEEVEHAKEEGVAFHLLTNPVEILSDESGHVCGVKCVQMTLGEPDADGRRSPRALEGSEFVLEADTVIMSIGTMPNDLVTASTKGLEVGRQGTILVRENSTQTSRKGVFAGGDIVTGAATVIEAMGAGKQAAMEIDKYIRGL